In a genomic window of Methanoregula sp. UBA64:
- a CDS encoding class I SAM-dependent methyltransferase: MRVRAIKKAALYAVRDEEWVDPDRRPYVKGDTAWVPVREGFSFEREIPDRHRYGGPGYFMLGDVAVVHGPRPNPGAVDEIVGFRHPRGVVWIEALADVTRTPRTEILWGECGEVCHRESGYTYYLDPQKVMFSQGNREEKMRMARLVSEKNERVADMFAGIGYFTVPVAGSGAVVHAMEINPVAFGYLKRNIAANNLGDRVEASCGDCRNLLTGEYDRVVMGHFDAVEMLPSVFSHVRAGSVLHVHSIGEQSAKIGEALRGAGFSFSIQVHKVKKYRPHAWHVVQDVTLA; encoded by the coding sequence ATGCGGGTCCGTGCCATAAAAAAAGCGGCCCTTTACGCCGTGCGGGACGAGGAATGGGTGGACCCGGACCGGCGGCCATACGTTAAGGGAGATACCGCGTGGGTGCCCGTGCGCGAGGGTTTTTCTTTCGAACGCGAGATCCCGGACCGGCACCGGTACGGGGGCCCGGGGTATTTCATGCTCGGCGATGTCGCGGTCGTCCACGGCCCCCGGCCGAATCCCGGTGCGGTAGACGAGATCGTGGGGTTCCGCCACCCGCGCGGGGTGGTCTGGATCGAGGCGCTCGCGGATGTAACCCGGACCCCTAGGACCGAGATCCTGTGGGGAGAATGCGGGGAGGTCTGTCACCGCGAGAGCGGGTACACCTATTACCTCGACCCGCAGAAAGTCATGTTCTCGCAGGGGAACCGGGAAGAGAAGATGAGGATGGCCCGGCTCGTATCGGAAAAAAACGAGCGGGTTGCCGACATGTTTGCCGGTATCGGCTACTTCACGGTCCCGGTGGCAGGAAGCGGCGCCGTTGTCCATGCAATGGAGATCAATCCTGTTGCGTTCGGGTACCTGAAACGAAATATTGCCGCAAACAACCTTGGGGATCGGGTGGAGGCGTCCTGCGGGGACTGCCGGAACCTCCTTACCGGTGAATACGACCGGGTGGTGATGGGACATTTCGATGCCGTGGAGATGCTCCCGTCCGTCTTCTCCCATGTCCGCGCGGGCAGCGTCCTCCATGTCCACAGCATCGGGGAACAGTCGGCAAAGATCGGGGAAGCCCTGAGAGGCGCAGGTTTTTCTTTTAGCATCCAGGTACATAAGGTTAAGAAATACCGCCCGCACGCATGGCATGTCGTGCAGGACGTGACGCTCGCATGA